From one Sciurus carolinensis chromosome 9, mSciCar1.2, whole genome shotgun sequence genomic stretch:
- the Rbm15b gene encoding LOW QUALITY PROTEIN: putative RNA-binding protein 15B (The sequence of the model RefSeq protein was modified relative to this genomic sequence to represent the inferred CDS: inserted 1 base in 1 codon; deleted 1 base in 1 codon), which produces MKRQSERDSSPSGRGSSSSAKRPREREREAEAGGRRAAHKASGGGAKHPVPVRARDKPRGSGGGXHRDGRGAGDANHRASSGRSSSSGAAGGGRGGKASGDPGASGASPRASPLPPPPPPPGAEPAGPGSTAAPEYKTLLISSLSPALPAEHLEDRLFHQFKRFGEISLRLSHTPELGRVAYVNFRHPQDAREARQHALARQLLLYDRPLKVEPVYLRGGGGGGGSSRRSSSSSAAASTPPPGPPAPTDPLGYLPLHGGYQYKQRSLSPVAAPPLREPRARHAAAAFALDAAAAAAVGLSRERALDYYGLYDDRGRPYGYPAVCEEDLMPEDDQRATRNLFIGNLDHSVSEVELRRAFEKYGIIEEVVIKRPARGQGGAYAFLKFQNLDMAHRAKVAMSGRVIGRNPIKIGYGKANPTTRLWVGGLGPNTSLAALAREFDRFGSIRTIDHVKGDSFAYIQYESLDAAQAACAKMRGFPLGGPDRRLRVDFAKAEETRYPQQYQPSPLPVHYELLTDGYTRHRNLDADLRVRDRTPPHLLYSDRDRTFLEGDWTSPGKSSDRRNSLEGYSRSVRSRSGERWGGDGDRGIPKPWEERRKRRSLSSDRGRTTHSPYEERSRTKGGVPQCERGSDRTPERSRKENHSSEGTKESSSNSLSNSRHGVEERGHHHHHHEVPDSSHGKKTRESDRNHRTTEAETKPLEEPKHETKKLKTLSEYAQTLQLGWNGLLVLKNSCFPTSMHILEGDQGVISGLLKDHSSGSKLTQLKIAQRLRLDQPKLDEVTRRIKQGSPNGYAVLLATQATLSGPGTEGMPTVEPGLQRRLLRNLVSYLKQKQAAGVISLPVGGSKGRDSTGMLYAFPPCDFSQQYLQSALRTLGKLEEEHMVIVIVRDSA; this is translated from the exons ATGAAGCGGCAGAGCGAGCGAGACTCGAGCCCGAGCGGGCGTGGCTCGTCATCGTCGGCAAAGCGGCCGCGGGAGCGCGAACGGGAGGCGGAGGCGGGCGGGCGGCGAGCGGCGCACAAGGCCTCCGGCGGCGGCGCTAAGCACCCGGTTCCAGTGCGCGCCCGCGACAAACCCCGCGGTAGCGGCGGAG GGCATCGCGACGGTCGTGGCGCCGGCGACGCTAATCACCGTGCGAGCAGCGGGCGCTCCTCAAGCTCTGGCGCCGCCGGT GGGGGACGCGGCGGCAAGGCCTCTGGGGACCCGGGCGCCTCGGGCGCGTCGCCCCGCGCGTCTCCACTGCCGCCGCCCCCACCGCCTCCCGGGGCTGAACCTGCGGGTCCTGGCTCTACGGCCGCGCCGGAATACAAGACGCTGCTCATCAGCAGCCTGAGTCCCGCGCTGCCCGCCGAGCACCTGGAGGACCGGCTCTTCCACCAGTTCAAGCGCTTCGGCGAGATCAGCCTGCGCCTGTCGCACACTCCGGAGCTGGGCCGCGTGGCCTACGTGAACTTCCGGCACCCGCAGGACGCGCGCGAGGCCCGCCAGCACGCCCTGGCCCGCCAGCTGCTGCTGTACGACCGCCCGCTCAAGGTAGAGCCGGTGTACCTgcgcgggggcggcggcggcggcgggagcaGCCGgcgaagcagcagcagcagcgctgCCGCCTCCACACCACCCCCTGGGCCTCCAGCGCCCACCGACCCGCTGGGCTACCTGCCGCTGCACGGAGGCTACCAATACAAGCAGCGCTCACTGTCCCCCGTAGCCGCCCCGCCCCTGCGGGAGCCCCGCGCCCGCCACGCTGCTGCAGCCTTCGCCCTGGATGCTGCCGCTGCCGCGGCTGTGGGTCTGTCCCGGGAGCGGGCCCTGGACTACTACGGACTGTACGATGACCGTGGACGCCCCTACGGCTACCCGGCAGTGTGTGAGGAGGACCTGATGCCCGAGGATGACCAGCGGGCCACTAGAAACCTCTTCATCGGGAACCTGGACCACAGCGTGTCTGAGGTGGAGCTGCGACGGGCCTTTGAGAAGTATGGCATTATTGAGGAGGTGGTCATCAAAAGGCCTGCCCGTGGTCAGGGTGGTGCCTATGCCTTCCTTAAGTTCCAGAACCTGGACATGGCCCACAGGGCTAAGGTGGCCATGTCGGGCCGGGTGATTGGTAGAAACCCCATTAAGATAGGCTATGGCAAGGCCAACCCCACTACTCGCCTGTGGGTGGGTGGCCTGGGACCTAACACCTCGCTGGCAGCTTTGGCCCGGGAGTTTGATCGCTTTGGGAGCATTCGGACCATTGATCATGTCAAAGGAGATAGCTTTGCCTACATCCAGTACGAGAGCCTGGATGCAGCCCAGGCCGCCTGTGCTAAAATGAGGGGCTTTCCTTTGGGTGGTCCAGACCGCAGACTCCGGGTGGATTTTGCCAAAGCAGAGGAAACTCGTTATCCCCAGCAGTACCAGCCCTCACCCCTTCCTGTGCATTATGAGCTTCTCACTGATGGATATACCCGGCACCGCAACCTGGATGCAGACCTGAGGGTGCGGGACAGGACCCCCCCACACCTTCTATACTCAGACCGAGACCGGACCTTTTTGGAAGGGGACTGGACCAGCCCCGGTAAAAGTTCTGATCGCAGAAACAGCCTGGAAGGTTATAGTCGCTCAGTGCGCAGTCGTAGTGGTGAGCGCTGGGGGGGAGATGGGGACCGAGGCATACCCAAGCCCTGGGAAGAGAGGCGCAAGCGAAGGAGCCTTTCCAGTGACCGTGGAAGGACAACCCACTCTCCTTATGAGGAACGGAGCAGGACCAAGGGTGGTGTGCCACAGTGTGAGCGTGGCTCAGACCGCACCCCTGAGCGCAGCCGGAAGGAGAACCACTCCAGTGAAGGGACCAAGGAGTCAAGCAGCAACTCCCTTAGCAACAGCAGACATGGAGTTGAAGAGCGgggccaccaccaccaccaccatgaggTTCCAGACTCTTCCCATGGGAAGAAGACAAGAGAGAGCGACCGCAATCATCGGACCACCGAGGCTGAGACCAAGCCTCTTGAAGAGCCAAAACATGAGACCAAAAAACTAAAGACTCTTTCAGAGTACGCTCAGACACTGCAGCTAGGTTGGAATGGGCTTCTAGTGTTGAAAAACAGCTGCTTTCCAACATCTATGCACATCCTAGAGGGGGACCAGGGAGTTATCAGTGGTCTCCTCAAAGACCACTCTTCTGGCAGCAAGTTGACCCAACTGAAGATTGCCCAGCGACTTCGACTGGACCAGCCTAAGTTGGACGAGGTTACACGCCGCATCAAACAGGGAAGCCCCAATGGCTATGCAGTGCTCCTAGCCACCCAGGCAACACTTAGCGGGCCTGGCACTGAGGGGATGCCCACAGTGGAGCCAGGCCTACAGAGGCGGCTTCTCAGGAACCTGGTCTCCTACTTGAAACAGAAGCAGGCTGCAGGGGTGATCAGCCTGCCAGTGGGTGGGTCAAAGGGCAGAGACAGCACAGGCATGCTCTATGCCTTCCCTCCCTGCGACTTTTCACAGCAGTACCTCCAGTCAGCACTGAGGACATTGGGCAAGCTAGAAGAAGAGCACATGGTGATAGTTATAGTGAGAGACTCTGCCTAG
- the Manf gene encoding LOW QUALITY PROTEIN: mesencephalic astrocyte-derived neurotrophic factor (The sequence of the model RefSeq protein was modified relative to this genomic sequence to represent the inferred CDS: inserted 2 bases in 1 codon; deleted 1 base in 1 codon): MRTWRVGGRXGAARQWEAPACGKYPKAAQLGGCGSVGRRRRRRRRRRRRRRMWATHGLAVALALSVLPGSRALRAGDCEVCISFLGRFYQDLKDRDVTFSPATIEKELIKFCREARGKENRLCYYIGATDDAATKIINEVSKPLAHHIPVEKICEKLKKKDSQICELKYDKQIDLSTVDLKKLRVKELKKILDDWGETCKGCAEKSDYIRKINELMPKYAPKAASARTDL; the protein is encoded by the exons ATGAGAACGTGGCGTGTGGGAGGGCG GGGGGCTGCACGCCAATGGGAAGCTCCTGCGTGCGGCAAGTACCCCAAAGCGGCGCAGCTCGGCGGGTGCGGTTCAgtc gggcggcggcggcggcggcggaggaggaggaggaggaggaggaggatgtgggCCACGCACGGGCTGGCGGTGGCGCTGGCCCTGAGCGTGCTGCCAGGCAGCCGGGCGCTGCGGGCAGGCGACTGCGAAG tttgtatttcttttctgggAAGATTTTACCAGGACCTCAAAGACAGAGATGTCACATTCTCACCAGCCACTATTGAAAAAGAACTTATAAAGTTCTGCAGAGAAGCAAGAGGCAAAGAGAATCGGTTG TGTTACTACATAGGGGCTACAGATGATGCAGCCACCAAGATCATCAATGAGGTATCCAAGCCCCTGGCCCACCACATCCCTGTGGAGAAGATATGTGAGAAGCTAAAGAAGAAGGATAGCCAGATCTGTGAGCTAAAGTATG ACAAGCAGATTGACCTGAGCACAGTGGACCTGAAGAAGCTCCGAGTAAAAGAGCTGAAGAAGATCCTGGATGACTGGGGGGAGACTTGCAAAGGGTGTGCAGAGAAGTCTGACTACATCCGGAAGATAAACGAACTGATGCCTAAATACGCCCCCAAGGCAGCTAGTGCTCGGACTGATTTGTAG